CAATAATGGCGGTGTATCAAAAAGGATGATATCGAACAGTTCCTCTGACGATTGAAAGATTTGTTCCATTGATTTTGAACTGAGAAGTTCAGATGGGTTCGGCGGAATCGGTCCGCTTGTCAGTACAGATAAATTTTCTACACTTGTTTCAGAAATCGCTTCTTCTAATGATACCTGCTTTGTTAAAACGCTTGTCATTCCAAATGTATTCGTTTGATTAAAAGTGTAGTGAACGGTCGGCTTTCTCATATCAGCATCCACTAATAAGACTTTCTTCCCTTGCTGTGCAAATGTAACTGCCAAGTTAGCTACTGTTGTCGATTTCCCTTCCCCCGGCCCTGAAGAAGTGACCATTAACGTTCTCACATTTTTATCAACTGTAGAATAATGAATATTGGTTCGAATAGTACGATATTGCTCAGATATCGGTGATTTTGGATCAACCATAGTAATTAGGTTTCTTCTATTACTTGCTGTTTTCTTATTCCCTTGCTTAAGAACCAATTCTCTCACCTCTTAATCTAGCATTAACCCTTGTATTATCCGCTTGGAGTTTCCTCATTTGTGATTCATCCATGACCGCAATTGTACCAAGAACAGGTACCCCAATAAGTTTTTCAATATCATCTTCATTCTTAATCGTATTATCGAAGTATTCTAATAAGAATGCGATCCCTATACCCGCCATTAAACCAACAACTAAAGCTATCGCTACATTCAATAATGGTTTTGGCTTAATGGGAGATGTATTGTCTGTGACTTCAGCTTTTGCAAGGATACTAACATTATCGACACTCATAATATTTACAATTTCTTTTTGAAATACTTCAGCTGTTTTATTGGCAATCTTCGCTGCCATTTTTGCATTAGTGTCTTGAACAGATAGATTGACAACCTGTGAGTTTGTTTCATTTCCGACAGTAATTTTTTCGTTTAATTCGCTATATGACATATCTAACTTTAATTCTTTAATGACTAATTCAAGAATCGCTGGGCTTTTTATAATAACATTGTATGTATTAATTAATTGAAGGTTTGTTTGCACTTCATTATATTGGTAGGCTGATTGTTCATTTTTTGATTGATTAACTAGTAATTGTGTTGACGCCTGATAAACAGGAGTTAAGAAAAAGTAACTCACCACACCACTGATTAAAACGGCTATAAATGTTATCGTTAATATTAAACGTAGTCGTTTACGCAATGTTTGCAGCAATTGTTTTAAGCTAATTGTTTCCTCCATTTGGTCCTCCCTATATTGTAAAAAATCAAATATTGTTAAAAAATCAAACTAACAAATAGTATACCACAAAATTTGTCATGGTTTGGCTTATTTTGTACATATGTGTAATTTTTGTCGTTTTTTCTTTTATTATTTTCACCTTTTGTAAATTTTTGTAGATATAAAATGAAAATGGAATTAATTTTCAATGGTTCTCTGCTATAATTAGATTTGCAAAACGATTTGGGGGTTCATATATAATGAAGAATTTATTTACGATCTTATTAGGGCTTGCTTGCGCAGCCGTTCTCTTCTTTGGACATAACTACTGGAATGAAAGAATTAAAGCAGCACCAGAGAGCACATCTAACGTATCAAAAAAACAACAAAAAAAACTGAATGTCGAGACCGCATCACCTGATGAGGACGTCCTTGCTTATACTGCTAAATGGCCTGAATCAGCAGTTGAACGCTTCAAGCAAACACTAAATGAAAAGAAACCATTTAAGGTACTCTTTGTCGGTTCTCCTGACATCGGCACAGACACGGAAGGGACTTTCCCGGCTGTAAAAGAGAAACTGCTTGAAACATTTGGGGAGAACAACATCCAGGTTGACCTTAAAACCTTCAAATCCACTTCTACCCAATTAGTTAATTCAAATAAACAAGACGAAATTGCTGCCGAAGAAGCAGATTTAATCGTGTTAGAGCCATTTATCCTGCAAAATAATAGTGGTTTAGTCTTAATCGATAAAACATTAAATGATACCTTAAAAATCATGGACGATATTAAAGCAAAAAAGCCAGAAACGACTTTTATCCTTCAGCCATCCTATCCGCTATATCAAGCAAAGATTTATCCTAATCAGGTAGCTGAACTAAAAAAGTTTGCTGAGCAGCACCAAATTACCTATCTGGATCACTGGTCTGCTTGGCCGGATGCCAACAATGAAGAGATTAAGGAATACCTTCAGCAGCCGGACCAAAGTGCTCCTAGTGACAAAGGAAATCAAGTATGGAGTGATTTTATCCTACAGTTTTTAATTAGCAAGTAAACGCGTTAATTTCTACAAAAACATAAAAAGGCTGACTTTAAAGGTCGGCCTTTTTGAGTATTTTTAATAGTCGAATTAAATTAATGTAATACCAGGTGACTATTTTGCAAGAAATTGAGATTAAAAGTAAAATTTTGAATTTATTGTGAATTTTTTCAAAAAAAGAGATTATTATACCAAGCCTACTCCCCCAATAACCGATGCACCTGTTGAATCTGCAATTTGGATATATGGGCGATGCTTTCTGAAGCAGAAAAATATGCAAGATAGGTTTCGCCAAACGATTCAATCTTAACAATTTTCCTAAGGTTCACAAGGTATGAGCGATGAGTCCGATAAAAGTATGGCGGTAAGCGCTTCCCAAACTCTTGAAGCGATTCGATGGTCTCGACCGTGTTATTCACCGTATGAATCAGCGACTTTCTGTCTATCTTTTCCACAAAAAGGATATCGTCCATCGCAATATAAAGAAACTTTTGATTGGACTTAATCGCTAGTTTGCTTGCAATATGCTGCTTTTCTTCGATTCTTTTTTGCAATTGCAGACCTAATTTGGCCTTTTCTAAGGCGATAAAGAAACGTGTCTTCTCAATCGGCTTGACCAGATAATCTACTGCTGCAAGATTAAAGGCCTCGACAGCAAACTCATCATAACCCGTGGTAAAAATAATCTGCACGGAGTGATTCAATTGTTTACACACCTTGGCAGCCTCAACCCCATTGACGATGGGCATATTGATATCGACCAGAACAATTTCCGGCTTCTCCTTTATCACCAGCTGAATCAGCTCTTCTCCATTCGACACCTTCCCTGCTATCTGATAATCAGGGAGCAGCTTTATATAATGTGACAGAAGTGATTTTGAAGAACAGTCATCATCCGCTATTATTACGTTCAATTTCTTCATAGGATCACTCGCTTCGATTTTTACATTTTAACCATCTCGATTCTATTATTTTATACTTTTCACAGCAGAAAATATATGAGGAAAATGGTAAAGGTTTATAGTGCAGGATAATCCTAGCAAAACAGGGCTGCCGGTTTTTCAGGAAAGCCCAACAAGTAGCCTTGAATAAATGGAACGCGAATAGCCCTTGCGGCTGCGAAGTCCTCTTCCTTTTCGATCCCCTCTAGAATCACACCCATCTTGTCCTTGGCGTAGTGAAGCAACAATGAAACCATTTCCTGTTTTTCGGTTGAAGACGATAGTCCATCGGCAAAGTAGCGGTCTAACTTGATGTAATCAGGAGTATATTCAATAATCTTCTGTAATCCTGCCGCTCCTTTACCTATATCATCAAGGGCGACGGCAAAGCCATATTCCCTTACTAGCTTCATTCTTTCCTTCATCTCCGGCAAATCCCAATAGGCTTCTTCCTGTTTTGTTTCATTTACTTCAAACACAACATTGCCGTGAAGCCCTGGAACGCTTGCCACTAATCGGGCAAGGAAAAGTGGAAAGTGAGGATGAATGAAGGTAGACGGATAAACATTGACAAACAGCAATTGACCAACCAATTTTTCAAAGGGAAATTTAATAATGGCTTCAGCGATCGACCTCGTATCCAGTTCGTACAACGTCCCTTCTGTTCTTGCTATCGTAAAGGCTGCTTCAATATTCCCTTTGAACCTGCCCTCGGGAAACCGTATGAGTGCTTCGTGACCAAACTTACATACGTTCGTTACATTCCACATCGGTTGATAGACATGTTCTATTTTTTGCATCTGAATCGGACTGATATAGCCCACTCTCATACACAACCCGCCATTTCTTCTGTCCATTTTTTTCAAAAGAAATAGGAAAGACGGTTACCAACACGTCTTTCCTCCCCCTCTTTTTAAACCAAATATACCCATTATTAACAAATACGTCTAATTGATTCAGGACCTAATAAACAAGTAAATAGACCTATTGGATAGTCAATCCGACAGAATACGACACAGAATTCGACATTTCGCGACATTTCCAAAAAAACAGTCATACATTTCGCTCTGCTCCATTTTTTTCAAACTATAACGCCACTCTATTAGATGAGCGTATCGTTCTTTGTTACATACTTAGCAAGCAGGCTTAAAAATTCGGGAATATCAATCGGCTTGGTAATATATTCGACAAAACCGCTTGCCAGTGCATGCTTAATCTCCTCAGGCATGGCATTCGCACTGACAGCCATGATGGGAACCTGTTCGTATCCGGGATCCGCTTTTATCCTTGCTAGCACTTCATAGCCATTGAGATCGGGAAGGTTTAGGTCTAATAAGATGACGTCCGGTCTCCGCTCCGCAGCCACGGCAACCCCTTCTCTCCCTGTCGCAGCCGAAATTAGGTCTATCCCTGGGATTGTTGCCAGTATTTCTTTTACTAATTGGAGATTTAATAGATTGTCCTCAATGTATAAAATGGTAAAGTTGTGATCTTGCAGCAGGGGCTGGCTCGTTGTTTTATAATATTTCTGGTCATCGGCGGCCGGAGCATGCACAAGAGGCAAGCTGATCCAAAAATCACTTCCCTCATCGCTGCTCTTAACACCGACCTTGCCGCCCATTAAGTGAATCAATTGACTGACAAGCGACAGGCCAATTCCTGTTCCTTCCACATTCACATGACCACTCCTGTAAAACGGTTCAAAAATCTGCTGTTGTTCGGCAACAGGGATCCCAATCCCACTATCAATGATATGGATGTACAGAAGGTCATCCTTCACCTCGCATTGGATCAACACGGTTCCATTTTCCCGGTTATATTTGATAGCATTATCCAAGAGGTTCAAGATAATCTGTCGCAGCCTAATGTTATCAGCAGATACTACGTGTTTCTCCTCGACTGACGGCGCGATGGTCAGGCTGATTCCGTTTTTCTCCGCCAAGGGGGCGACAAACTGGATACATTGATTAATCACATTACCTATCCTGATTGGACCGATAGCCACTTTCAATTTACCCGCTTCTATCGCTGTAAGGTCCAATACGTCATTGATCAACGTTAGCAGGTGGGTGCCTCCTTTTATGATTTCGCGGACGAACTGTTGCTGCTTGCACGTTAGCGTCTCATCTAGCTCTAGTAATTGCGAAAAACCGAGGATGCTGTTTAACGGGGTTCGCAGTTCATGACTCATACGTGATAAAAACTCCGACTTGGCGTTATTCGCCTTCACTGCTTCTTCCTTTGTTTCGATG
The DNA window shown above is from Neobacillus sp. WH10 and carries:
- a CDS encoding EAL domain-containing protein — translated: MRVGYISPIQMQKIEHVYQPMWNVTNVCKFGHEALIRFPEGRFKGNIEAAFTIARTEGTLYELDTRSIAEAIIKFPFEKLVGQLLFVNVYPSTFIHPHFPLFLARLVASVPGLHGNVVFEVNETKQEEAYWDLPEMKERMKLVREYGFAVALDDIGKGAAGLQKIIEYTPDYIKLDRYFADGLSSSTEKQEMVSLLLHYAKDKMGVILEGIEKEEDFAAARAIRVPFIQGYLLGFPEKPAALFC
- a CDS encoding ATP-binding protein, encoding MIYFSSYDLKIVFIIILVAIIFWLASLIVMFKYNDRLKHVEQNSKNTIPWQQGMTLKYIKQGDQYIHTLMEGQLLAKMGLTPGMVTGKNLHELYSKKDADTIEQAYSEAWNGDITAYEAHLNGIDYFVTLSPVKQKGKVIEVIGSGVDISERKKAEQILHESLALRRTLIDSLEIGMVVIDHDRKIMAVNRPWCHLFKIEEPIRDIIGRDIFEQLHVHFQHKEAVVKKLDEIMTKKLPYVEEVNLFENCIFKRSYFPFYMDGELKGHIWALEDITERKAMERGIIETKEEAVKANNAKSEFLSRMSHELRTPLNSILGFSQLLELDETLTCKQQQFVREIIKGGTHLLTLINDVLDLTAIEAGKLKVAIGPIRIGNVINQCIQFVAPLAEKNGISLTIAPSVEEKHVVSADNIRLRQIILNLLDNAIKYNRENGTVLIQCEVKDDLLYIHIIDSGIGIPVAEQQQIFEPFYRSGHVNVEGTGIGLSLVSQLIHLMGGKVGVKSSDEGSDFWISLPLVHAPAADDQKYYKTTSQPLLQDHNFTILYIEDNLLNLQLVKEILATIPGIDLISAATGREGVAVAAERRPDVILLDLNLPDLNGYEVLARIKADPGYEQVPIMAVSANAMPEEIKHALASGFVEYITKPIDIPEFLSLLAKYVTKNDTLI
- a CDS encoding CpsD/CapB family tyrosine-protein kinase; protein product: MVDPKSPISEQYRTIRTNIHYSTVDKNVRTLMVTSSGPGEGKSTTVANLAVTFAQQGKKVLLVDADMRKPTVHYTFNQTNTFGMTSVLTKQVSLEEAISETSVENLSVLTSGPIPPNPSELLSSKSMEQIFQSSEELFDIILFDTPPLLAVTDAQILANRCDGTVLVVYSGKTEKDQLLKAKELLDSAQSNLLGVVVNNKKIQDTNYYYYYGTK
- a CDS encoding Wzz/FepE/Etk N-terminal domain-containing protein; this encodes MEETISLKQLLQTLRKRLRLILTITFIAVLISGVVSYFFLTPVYQASTQLLVNQSKNEQSAYQYNEVQTNLQLINTYNVIIKSPAILELVIKELKLDMSYSELNEKITVGNETNSQVVNLSVQDTNAKMAAKIANKTAEVFQKEIVNIMSVDNVSILAKAEVTDNTSPIKPKPLLNVAIALVVGLMAGIGIAFLLEYFDNTIKNEDDIEKLIGVPVLGTIAVMDESQMRKLQADNTRVNARLRGERIGS
- a CDS encoding LytTR family DNA-binding domain-containing protein — encoded protein: MKKLNVIIADDDCSSKSLLSHYIKLLPDYQIAGKVSNGEELIQLVIKEKPEIVLVDINMPIVNGVEAAKVCKQLNHSVQIIFTTGYDEFAVEAFNLAAVDYLVKPIEKTRFFIALEKAKLGLQLQKRIEEKQHIASKLAIKSNQKFLYIAMDDILFVEKIDRKSLIHTVNNTVETIESLQEFGKRLPPYFYRTHRSYLVNLRKIVKIESFGETYLAYFSASESIAHISKLQIQQVHRLLGE
- a CDS encoding SGNH/GDSL hydrolase family protein, which gives rise to MKNLFTILLGLACAAVLFFGHNYWNERIKAAPESTSNVSKKQQKKLNVETASPDEDVLAYTAKWPESAVERFKQTLNEKKPFKVLFVGSPDIGTDTEGTFPAVKEKLLETFGENNIQVDLKTFKSTSTQLVNSNKQDEIAAEEADLIVLEPFILQNNSGLVLIDKTLNDTLKIMDDIKAKKPETTFILQPSYPLYQAKIYPNQVAELKKFAEQHQITYLDHWSAWPDANNEEIKEYLQQPDQSAPSDKGNQVWSDFILQFLISK